GCGTTAATGGCCGCCCAAGGATTGGTGTTCAAACGTTCAGCGGAGATCAGCACCCTCGGTGGCCGTGCACGTGCGCCATCAATACGGCTAAGCCCGCAAGCACAAGCCGTGGGCATATTGTTCTTTTTAACCTATGTTCTCGCAGGTCTGGCATTACCACTCTTGACCCTGATCTGGATGGCGCTCTCGCCTGTGCCGCAGTTGTCGGCGGAGACACTTCAACAGCTCTCTTTGGATGCATTTGGACCTTCATTCTGGATGGAATTGCAGAACACCGGTTCCACAACGGTGCTTCTAGCCCTCACAATACCGACCGCTGTCATTGGCCTGACATCCGCCATGGCCTGGACGGCGCGCCGATCGGTGGCGGCGGACCGTGGGATCGAAACCATCGTGGTGGCTAACCTAGCAGTGCCGTCCATCGTCATCGCGGTTGTATTCTCCGTCGGCGCCCTACAGATGCATGCCTACGTGCCGCTTTACGGTACGATCGCGGTTATGATGCTGGCGATCGGCACGCGCTACCTCGCCACCGCCTATCGAATCACCAGAAATTCATTCCGTCAGGTTAGCAAAGAGCTGGATGAGGCGGGGCGGACCTGCGGAGTACCCGCTGGCCGGCTGCTAATCCATGTCATCATCCCGGTGATCAAATATGGCCTCGGCTTCGCCTGGTTCTGGGTGGCCCTGTTGACCTTGCGCGAACTGCCTATCTCCCTCGTGCTCAGCAACTATGAATTACAGACCTTGGCGTCGCGCATCTTCTTCCTGAATAGTTCGGGAGACACGCGCCAGGCCGCAGCGCTGTCGCTCGCACTATTCGCCATCATTTTTGTTTTCCTCGTCGCCTTGCTTGTTTTCATGCGGTCGACCTTTCGTTCTGGGGAGCGGACATAGGACATGACCGCGATTAAATTGAAGCAAGTTTCGAAATCGTTCCAGGGCGGCAAAGGCGCGGCGGTTCTCAACGCGCTCGATCTCGACATCAAGGAAGGCGAAAGCCATGTGTT
This sequence is a window from Beijerinckia sp. 28-YEA-48. Protein-coding genes within it:
- a CDS encoding ABC transporter permease subunit, which produces MPTLVLVIKSFISDATGSGDLSNYAEILQARKLSDVLINTAVLGFGSLVVIFTIALPLAWLFARTNFRWRRAILTAATAQIAMPGFLATLGYIFMFNPTNGLVNQGWRAWSGQPHALFDIYSMGWMVLLQGLALVGPALYFLVPIFSSIDGALEEAASAHGIGKGATFFRILLPISLPALFSSSIFFLVISIETFDYAGMLGMPARIDVIATWIYQFTQSSFTEPEYGLASAVGVLTAIVLLALMAAQGLVFKRSAEISTLGGRARAPSIRLSPQAQAVGILFFLTYVLAGLALPLLTLIWMALSPVPQLSAETLQQLSLDAFGPSFWMELQNTGSTTVLLALTIPTAVIGLTSAMAWTARRSVAADRGIETIVVANLAVPSIVIAVVFSVGALQMHAYVPLYGTIAVMMLAIGTRYLATAYRITRNSFRQVSKELDEAGRTCGVPAGRLLIHVIIPVIKYGLGFAWFWVALLTLRELPISLVLSNYELQTLASRIFFLNSSGDTRQAAALSLALFAIIFVFLVALLVFMRSTFRSGERT